A stretch of Prunus dulcis chromosome 6, ALMONDv2, whole genome shotgun sequence DNA encodes these proteins:
- the LOC117629896 gene encoding uncharacterized protein LOC117629896: MTTAIRSVVGKLGSKYSSCCHSKGRAVANMVRVGDFQIRSSVVSNYNIDRDVLFSISKPPPSYGYSSRHPFLFGNHHKKALPVLQYFKSPGGFGGGHRVAPYSMDNPNTIALAIFAVKEYNKEKNAKLQLVRVLRAWYRCTGGSISYFFTMEAVYKGVVKVYQALVFVRSRERELRLFGLLNVDNGSLLKLIVKGPTRSYEGLSAYIDPWHVKKKIPRKTSRNCLEEEILSTLLHMSPL; this comes from the exons ATGACAACAGCTATTCGGTCTGTGGTTGGAAAGTTGGGGAGTAAATACTCTTCATGTTGTCACAGCAAAGGAAGAGCAGTAGCAAACATGGTTAGGGTTGGGGACTTTCAAATTAGGAGCTCAGTAGTCAGCAACTACAATATTGACCGTGATGtcttgttttcaatttcaaagcCGCCTCCTTCTTATGGTTATTCCTCTCGccatccttttctttttggtaacCACCATAAGAAAGCTCTGCCAGTTCTGCAGTATTTTAAGTCGCCCGGT GGATTCGGAGGTGGTCATCGTGTAGCTCCTTATTCTATGGATAATCCCAATACCATAGCTCTTGCCATTTTCGCTGTGAAAGAGTACAACAAGGAAAAG AATGCCAAACTGCAGCTTGTGAGAGTTTTGAGGGCATGGTACAGATGTACTGGTGGTTCGatctcatatttttttacaatggaGGCAGTTTATAAGGGTGTGGTTAAAGTTTACCAAGCATTGGTTTTTGTACGTAGCCGCGAAAGGGAGCTAAGATTGTTTGGTCTTCTTAATGTTGATAACGGGAGTTTGTTAAAACTAATTGTTAAAGGACCTACAAGATCTTATGAAGGACTATCTGCGTACATAG ACCCATGGCACGTCAAGAAGAAGATTCCAAGAAAGACAAGCAGAAATTGTCTTGAGGAAGAGATACTAAGCACCTTACTGCACATGTCACCTCTCTGA